One Mycoplasmopsis bovigenitalium genomic window, GCGAGATATATTTAAGTTGTAGTCATTTTGCTCAATTTCTTCTAAAGAAACAATTCTTGAAAAGTTTTTAATTTCTCTACGGTTATTAACAGTGTCAACAATTTTACGAATGTGTTTTGCTTCCAGTTTATTATCTTTTCCATCTTTAACATAAAGTTGTGAGGCATCAATGAATTGAATATCGCTTGTTGGTTTTTGCTTTTTAATGACCATAATAATGGTTGAAATACCTGTGCCATAAAAGATATTAGCCGGCAAGCCAATAATTGTGTCAATTTGACCTTTTTTAATTAGCTGGGTTCTTATTTCTTTTTCACTGCCGCCTCTAAATAAAACACCATGTGGCAGCACAATTGTTAAAATTCCATCTGGGTCTAAGTGGTATAAATCATGTAAAAGAAACGCATAATCAGCTTTTGAAGAAGGAGCTACACCATAACTTTTGTAACGTTCGTCACTTTCTTTATTTACATTATTTCATTTTTGCGAGTATGGTGGATTAGAAACTACAGCGTCAACACTTTGGTAAATGTAATAACCATTGTTATCAAAAAATGGTCAATCTTGTTCTAGTGTATCTGCATTTCTAACATGAATATTAGCAGTATTAATCCCTTTCATTACCAAATTCATACGTGTTAAGTTAAATGTTTGTTTATTAAGTTCTTGTGCGTAATAAACAACTGGGCTTGAACTTTTTGAGTATTTTTTAAATGTTTCACCAATTGTTAAAAGTAGTGAACCAGAACCAGAAGTTGGGTCATAAACTTTAATTGTTTCACGGTCTTTTAAATGATAAGACACAATTTCTGCCATAAGTGTTGATACTTCATGTGGAGTGTAAAATTCACCACCTTTTTTACCCGCACTAGAAGCAAATTTACCAATTAAATATTCATAAACATAGCCTAAAACATCATAATTTTGATTTTCAGTTGGGATTTTTTGGATGTTTTCCATTAATTTTAGTAATTTTTCTGTTTGTTCATCCGAGTTAATTCCTAATTTACTTAATTCATTTTCAAAGACAAAAAATATACCTTCAAAAAGCTCACGACACCCATTAGTTATCGAACGAATAAATTCGTTAATTGCTTCTGACAGCACACTAACACTAAATTTATTTTTGTCTTTTGATTCTTGACTAGTTCATGTTTGGTATAAATTTTCATAGTAAATAAAATAACCACAGTCAGTGTTAATTCTATCTTTAATTGTTTGCATATGTTGGTGGTCATTTAAAGTTTCGGTTTGGTCAAAATCAATTTCTTCTCAGTTGATTTTGGCTGAAAAATATTTTAAGTCCGAGCGGTCAACACCTTGTTTAAGTAGCTCATCTTCTTGTTTTTTTGATAAAAATCGATAAAAAATCAAACCTAAAATATAGTTTTTATATTCATTAGCATCTAAATTGCCTCTTAATTTACTAGCCGAATCTCAAATAATTGCACCAAGTTCGTTTTTTGAAATAATCTTATTACCCATATTCTCTCCTTTATATTCATACTTAATATTTATATTATAATTAAGTTATTAATTTTATGCCTGCATAATTAGAAAATACGGGTATATTTTTAAATGGAATAATTTATATGAAGTTCCTGTCCAATTTGGAGCTTTTTTGTTTTTTATTTTAAAAATGATTGAAACAAAAAAGTCCAAGGCCCCACAATTAAATTTTTACCTTAATTTGTGTTCACTTGAACTTACAATCAAGCGATATATATATATATTTCTATTTCTCTTTTTCAACCTTTATTTATTTGTTATCTTCTAATCCTTTTTCTTATCTTTATCTTTCTTGTCTTTATCCTTAAAATCTTTAGAACTTACATCTTCTATGAGTTTCCCAAAATCAATGGCATTTTTTGAAGTTATGACAGACTTTCCAGTTTCATGTTCAATCTCTTTTCTAGCATTACCTGCTATACTTCCGCCACGTTTTGCAACTTTTTTATTTTCTTCTAAGCCTTGTGGATTTGCTGCATTCGCTATATCTTTTGTAGCTGCTTCTGCAAGCATATTTAAGATAATTTCGGTTGTTGTCATATTATCTCGTAAATTTTCTTTCTTTAAGCCTTTAAAGTCTTTGTACTCTCTTGTTGTCATACCAGACCAAGCTTTTGTGATTTCATTTGTAAGTATGGCATACTCTTTACCTTTTTCTACACCGTGGTCTTGCCATGTATCAGTAAGTTCTTTTCTAACTTGTATGGCTTGTAGCCTTTGATTAATCCATTCTCTGCTATAACCTTTTTTAAGATAGGTTTCTAAGGCTCTATCAATGGTAAGCTCGGGATCAATTATTTCATCAATTCTTTCTTTCCCAACTTCAGCAAGCCACATTTTAAATGGCTCTGCCTTTGGCGATGGTACAGATTGTATAATACGAAATATTCCTTGC contains:
- a CDS encoding type I restriction-modification system subunit M; protein product: MGNKIISKNELGAIIWDSASKLRGNLDANEYKNYILGLIFYRFLSKKQEDELLKQGVDRSDLKYFSAKINWEEIDFDQTETLNDHQHMQTIKDRINTDCGYFIYYENLYQTWTSQESKDKNKFSVSVLSEAINEFIRSITNGCRELFEGIFFVFENELSKLGINSDEQTEKLLKLMENIQKIPTENQNYDVLGYVYEYLIGKFASSAGKKGGEFYTPHEVSTLMAEIVSYHLKDRETIKVYDPTSGSGSLLLTIGETFKKYSKSSSPVVYYAQELNKQTFNLTRMNLVMKGINTANIHVRNADTLEQDWPFFDNNGYYIYQSVDAVVSNPPYSQKWNNVNKESDERYKSYGVAPSSKADYAFLLHDLYHLDPDGILTIVLPHGVLFRGGSEKEIRTQLIKKGQIDTIIGLPANIFYGTGISTIIMVIKKQKPTSDIQFIDASQLYVKDGKDNKLEAKHIRKIVDTVNNRREIKNFSRIVSLEEIEQNDYNLNISRYIDNFSKDETHDLYSSMYGGVSENELAKYSEFLNNFPTVKESLFSDAKPGYYSILSNENGEIRNSIVENEQIKAYLEKFKQIAKDFYNYLLNTCGNLDNLKNIKHNLENKLIDYIFNNIEELAFIEKYDIYQILMNNIEKIKDDLELISYYENNELSIDEFLKDSEILDVKRKKDNSIVEWNSQLFSNEFICQKYFASENSQIKDLKDELTDIESRISEIEDSIDESEKNEPIFIEGKIDTKELQKYAKSIKETPEADSFESQILEINDLINQKTKARKTLSNLEQTLVIESYEKYTSLNKDEVFALLIDKWSEPIMKQISKQGTEIIDDYIAKFENLENKYKYTLSDINSQIHDNEQKLVELLKDLNGEESDMQAINELISILGGK
- a CDS encoding BRO family protein, which codes for MDNQIKIFEGNKIRSIWDNEKEEWYFSVVDIIGILTESDNARKYWSVLKTRLKKEGNELATICSQLKMEATDGKLRNTDVSDMQGIFRIIQSVPSPKAEPFKMWLAEVGKERIDEIIDPELTIDRALETYLKKGYSREWINQRLQAIQVRKELTDTWQDHGVEKGKEYAILTNEITKAWSGMTTREYKDFKGLKKENLRDNMTTTEIILNMLAEAATKDIANAANPQGLEENKKVAKRGGSIAGNARKEIEHETGKSVITSKNAIDFGKLIEDVSSKDFKDKDKKDKDKKKD